A single region of the Synechococcus sp. HK05 genome encodes:
- a CDS encoding 3'-5' exonuclease, whose amino-acid sequence MDPAEPPQPWEQVDLLSLMQAPTEKKALEPEIEPVIEPEPEPVADPEPRAEPDPAPQAEAPPEIGSPLVPQRLLILDTETTGLDPQRDRCIEVGAVLFDVPRRSVLAQVSFLLPCEHNPAQAVNGIDPVLTQQPQPWQQGLDWFEALLAAADVVVAHNAAFDRQWFGIAPLPAIHQPWLCSMEDIRWPADRHLRSNPSVRDLALAYGVPVWAAHRALTDCIYLAQVFERCSDLEQLLQQGLEPRRLYRARLSYEERHKAREAGFRWNEPVSGAWSRRLSEREAALLSFPVVPVEGEQQRRSA is encoded by the coding sequence ATGGACCCGGCCGAACCCCCGCAACCCTGGGAGCAGGTGGACTTGCTGAGCCTGATGCAGGCTCCGACCGAGAAGAAGGCGCTCGAGCCTGAGATCGAGCCCGTGATCGAGCCCGAGCCCGAGCCCGTCGCTGACCCTGAACCTCGCGCCGAGCCTGATCCAGCGCCCCAAGCTGAAGCGCCGCCTGAGATCGGCTCGCCGCTTGTGCCCCAGCGGCTCTTGATCCTTGATACGGAAACCACCGGCCTCGACCCGCAGCGCGACCGTTGCATTGAGGTGGGCGCGGTGCTGTTCGATGTGCCCCGCCGTTCTGTGCTGGCCCAGGTGTCTTTCCTGCTGCCCTGCGAGCACAATCCTGCCCAGGCGGTGAACGGCATTGATCCCGTACTCACCCAGCAGCCCCAACCCTGGCAGCAGGGCCTTGATTGGTTTGAGGCTTTATTGGCTGCTGCCGATGTGGTGGTGGCGCACAACGCGGCGTTTGATCGCCAGTGGTTTGGGATTGCTCCCCTGCCCGCGATCCATCAGCCTTGGCTTTGCTCGATGGAGGACATCCGCTGGCCTGCGGATCGCCACCTCCGCTCGAACCCATCGGTGCGGGATCTGGCGCTCGCCTATGGCGTGCCGGTGTGGGCCGCCCATCGCGCCCTCACCGACTGCATCTATTTGGCCCAGGTGTTTGAGCGTTGCAGCGATCTTGAGCAGCTGCTCCAACAGGGCCTGGAGCCCCGTCGGCTCTACCGCGCCCGCTTGTCCTATGAGGAGCGTCATAAAGCTCGCGAAGCCGGGTTCCGCTGGAATGAGCCGGTGAGTGGGGCCTGGAGCCGTCGCCTGTCGGAGCGGGAGGCGGCGTTGCTCAGTTTCCCTGTGGTGCCGGTGGAGGGGGAGCAGCAACGCCGTTCGGCCTAA
- a CDS encoding Rho termination factor N-terminal domain-containing protein: protein MPRPSLSNSVDPKPQRQLHPLPKGLVELYGLLAVLFVLVPEWMADGALAGLRGGRSGSELPMTSSAWQRVPELRLAAMTLRELRELARALRLWGYSTLNREELTASLLRKIQARRGKAL from the coding sequence ATGCCGCGCCCATCCCTCAGCAACAGCGTGGATCCGAAGCCTCAGCGCCAGCTCCATCCGCTGCCCAAGGGACTGGTGGAGCTCTACGGCCTGCTGGCCGTGCTGTTTGTGCTCGTGCCCGAATGGATGGCCGATGGAGCCCTCGCAGGCCTACGGGGCGGGCGAAGCGGCAGCGAGCTGCCGATGACCAGTTCCGCCTGGCAGCGCGTTCCAGAACTGCGGCTGGCGGCCATGACGCTCCGGGAGCTCCGGGAGCTCGCTCGGGCGCTGCGCCTCTGGGGTTACAGCACCCTCAACCGGGAGGAACTCACCGCCTCCCTTCTGCGCAAAATCCAGGCCAGGCGCGGGAAGGCGCTGTGA
- the msrA gene encoding peptide-methionine (S)-S-oxide reductase MsrA, translating to MAPDAALPGRSTPIATADRHVVLGTALKAPLSTSQQEALFGCGCFWGAEKGFWRLPGVISTAVGYAGGYTPNPTYEEVCSGRTGHTEVVRVVWDVNAVDFSDLLKLFWECHDPTQGMAQGNDTGTQYRSAVYVMEPELLRIAKASCDRYQELLNANGKGAITTEIATGKPFFFAETYHQQYLARPGSRPYCSARPSGVLLDAFEGSAYKLPASVWSHYDWSIDHCVLRGDNAPIRL from the coding sequence ATCGCTCCCGATGCCGCCCTACCCGGCCGCAGCACCCCCATCGCCACGGCCGATCGCCATGTGGTGCTCGGCACAGCCCTGAAAGCACCGCTCAGCACAAGCCAGCAGGAAGCCCTCTTCGGCTGCGGCTGTTTCTGGGGCGCGGAGAAGGGGTTCTGGCGCCTGCCCGGTGTGATCAGCACCGCCGTGGGGTACGCCGGTGGCTACACCCCCAACCCCACCTATGAGGAAGTGTGCTCCGGCCGCACCGGGCACACCGAAGTGGTGCGGGTGGTGTGGGATGTGAATGCCGTTGATTTCAGCGATCTGCTGAAGCTGTTCTGGGAATGCCACGACCCCACCCAGGGCATGGCACAAGGCAACGACACGGGCACGCAATACCGCTCGGCCGTCTATGTGATGGAGCCTGAGCTCCTCCGGATCGCCAAAGCCTCCTGCGATCGCTACCAGGAGCTGCTCAACGCCAACGGCAAGGGAGCGATCACCACGGAGATCGCAACCGGCAAACCCTTTTTCTTCGCGGAGACTTACCACCAGCAGTATCTGGCTCGCCCCGGCAGCCGCCCCTACTGCTCCGCTCGCCCCAGCGGTGTGCTGCTGGATGCCTTCGAAGGCAGCGCCTACAAGTTGCCCGCCTCGGTGTGGAGCCACTACGACTGGTCGATCGATCACTGCGTGCTGCGCGGTGACAACGCTCCCATCCGCTTGTAA
- a CDS encoding ABC transporter ATP-binding protein has translation MAAIRFGLIGRYLRPYRRTVLLGVAALVVVNLLSVALPLLVRGVIDDLQDGFTFSDVLRQAALIIVLATLMGGVRLWSRMLVFGVGRQVEASLKQQIFEHMLRQEPGWVQTTGSGEVISRATSDVENVRRLLGFAVLSLTNTVLAYALTLPAMLAIDPLLSLAAVGLYPLMLVTVRLFGGRMMRQQRRQQEALAQLSDLIQEDLSGINAIKIYGQEATERLAFESRNRRYRDDALQLARTRSTLFPLLEGISSVSLLLLLALGSGQLETGRLSIGDLVALILYVERLVFPTALLGFTLNTFQTGQVSLERVEELLRRKPRVTSPPQPVEVAPPQVAGRRAAAVEARNLCLRYPEAERLALDGVSFRLEPGELVAVVGPVGCGKTTLARALGRMVEVPEGTLFLNGTDITQVELQQLRHQVALVPQEGYLFTATLADNLRYGEPNAGQEQVEAAAIQARLEGDIRGFPDGYSTLVGERGITLSGGQRQRTALGRALLVQAPLLVLDDALASVDNNTAADILQSVRSQQDRTILMISHQLSAAAACDRILVMDGGRLVQQGHHNELVQQSGTYRRLWEREQAEQQLSRAA, from the coding sequence ATGGCAGCCATCCGGTTCGGATTGATCGGGCGCTACCTGCGGCCCTATCGCCGCACGGTGCTGCTGGGTGTGGCGGCGTTGGTGGTGGTGAACCTGCTCAGCGTGGCGCTGCCACTGCTGGTGCGGGGTGTGATCGACGACCTGCAGGATGGCTTCACCTTCAGCGATGTGCTGCGCCAGGCCGCGCTGATCATCGTTCTGGCCACCTTGATGGGGGGGGTGCGCCTCTGGTCGCGCATGTTGGTGTTCGGCGTGGGGCGCCAGGTGGAGGCAAGCCTCAAGCAACAGATTTTTGAGCACATGCTCCGCCAGGAGCCGGGCTGGGTGCAGACCACCGGCAGCGGAGAAGTGATCAGCCGCGCCACCAGCGACGTGGAGAACGTGCGGCGCCTGCTGGGTTTTGCGGTGCTCAGCCTCACCAACACGGTGCTGGCCTATGCCCTCACCCTGCCGGCGATGCTCGCCATCGACCCCCTGTTGAGCCTGGCGGCAGTGGGGCTGTACCCGTTGATGCTGGTGACTGTGCGCCTGTTCGGCGGGCGCATGATGCGCCAGCAGCGGCGCCAGCAAGAGGCCCTAGCGCAGCTGAGCGATCTGATCCAGGAAGACCTCTCCGGGATCAATGCCATCAAGATCTACGGCCAGGAAGCCACCGAACGCCTGGCCTTCGAAAGCCGCAATCGCCGCTACCGCGACGATGCGCTGCAACTGGCTCGCACCCGCAGCACCTTGTTCCCGCTGCTGGAGGGCATCTCCTCGGTGAGCCTGCTGCTGCTGCTCGCCCTGGGCAGCGGCCAACTGGAAACCGGGCGGCTGAGCATTGGCGATCTGGTGGCGCTGATCCTTTATGTGGAGCGCCTGGTGTTCCCCACGGCGCTGCTGGGCTTCACCCTCAACACCTTCCAAACCGGCCAGGTGAGCCTCGAGCGGGTGGAAGAGCTGCTGCGGCGCAAACCGCGGGTGACCTCACCGCCGCAACCCGTGGAGGTCGCGCCGCCTCAAGTGGCCGGCCGCCGCGCCGCCGCTGTGGAGGCCCGCAACCTCTGCCTGCGCTACCCCGAGGCGGAGCGCCTGGCCCTCGATGGCGTGAGCTTCCGGCTGGAGCCTGGCGAACTGGTGGCGGTGGTGGGGCCCGTGGGCTGCGGCAAAACCACCCTGGCCCGGGCCCTGGGCCGCATGGTGGAGGTGCCGGAGGGAACGCTGTTCCTCAACGGCACCGACATCACCCAGGTGGAGCTCCAACAGCTGCGTCACCAGGTGGCTCTGGTGCCCCAAGAGGGGTATCTGTTCACGGCCACCCTGGCCGACAACCTGCGCTACGGCGAACCCAACGCCGGCCAAGAGCAGGTGGAAGCAGCAGCGATCCAGGCGCGGCTCGAGGGCGATATCCGCGGTTTCCCCGATGGCTACAGCACGCTCGTGGGCGAACGCGGCATCACCCTGAGTGGTGGTCAGCGCCAGCGCACGGCCCTAGGCCGGGCCCTGTTGGTCCAGGCGCCTCTGCTGGTGCTCGACGACGCCCTCGCCAGCGTGGACAACAACACCGCCGCCGACATCCTGCAATCGGTGCGCAGCCAGCAGGACCGCACGATCCTGATGATCAGCCACCAGCTCTCGGCCGCCGCCGCCTGCGATCGCATCCTGGTGATGGATGGCGGCCGTCTCGTGCAACAGGGCCACCACAACGAGCTGGTGCAACAAAGCGGCACCTACCGGCGCCTGTGGGAGCGAGAGCAGGCGGAGCAGCAGTTGAGCCGGGCTGCTTAA
- a CDS encoding DUF3288 family protein, with translation MPASDQPEQQHPLYASDRELVDALLATEQPADGQLVDLGRLLMRYAGFPGAIDLQDDLEKTLRLWGLSHAELNQRCRAIWASGYRPGAEAQEQAVGSGFDTADQDSP, from the coding sequence ATGCCCGCCAGCGATCAGCCCGAGCAACAGCATCCTTTGTATGCATCGGATCGTGAGTTGGTCGACGCCTTGCTGGCCACCGAGCAGCCAGCCGATGGCCAGTTGGTGGATCTGGGCCGGCTGCTGATGCGCTATGCCGGCTTCCCCGGTGCCATCGATCTTCAGGACGACCTGGAGAAGACCCTGCGCCTCTGGGGTCTGAGCCACGCGGAACTCAATCAACGCTGCCGCGCGATCTGGGCCTCTGGCTACCGCCCTGGTGCTGAGGCGCAGGAGCAGGCCGTGGGCTCGGGCTTTGATACGGCCGATCAGGACAGTCCCTGA
- the trpD gene encoding anthranilate phosphoribosyltransferase — protein MAAVSSWPALLEQLLQGESLQADQATALMQAWLAEELEPVLTGALLAALRAKGVNGEELAAMAQVLRQACPLPGPRPDLPLVDTCGTGGDGANTFNISTAVAFVAAACGAHVAKHGNRSASGKVGSADVLEAAGLNLKAPPEQVVAALEPAGVTFLFAPGWHPALVGLAPLRRALGVRTVFNLLGPLVNPLRPDTQVLGVGAADLLDPMADALARLGLRRAVVVHGHGGLDEASLSGPSELRLIEAGSVRRDTITPAALGLADAPMQALVGGELAENQAILEAVLQGRGTAAQRDVVALNAALVVWAAGCADSVAAAVPMALGAMAGGEAWQRFERLRAALAPQ, from the coding sequence ATGGCCGCTGTTTCGTCCTGGCCCGCGCTGCTGGAGCAGCTGTTGCAGGGGGAGTCGCTGCAGGCAGACCAGGCCACAGCCCTGATGCAGGCCTGGCTCGCCGAAGAGCTGGAGCCGGTGCTCACCGGTGCCCTGCTGGCTGCCTTGCGGGCCAAGGGGGTGAACGGTGAGGAGCTTGCCGCCATGGCCCAGGTGCTGCGGCAGGCCTGCCCCTTGCCTGGGCCTCGCCCCGATCTGCCCCTGGTGGATACCTGCGGCACTGGAGGGGATGGGGCCAACACGTTCAACATCTCCACGGCCGTTGCTTTTGTGGCGGCGGCCTGTGGCGCCCATGTGGCCAAACACGGCAACCGAAGCGCTAGCGGCAAGGTGGGCTCCGCTGATGTGCTCGAGGCGGCGGGGCTCAACCTCAAAGCCCCGCCCGAGCAGGTGGTGGCGGCGCTGGAGCCGGCGGGTGTCACCTTTCTGTTTGCCCCCGGCTGGCACCCGGCACTCGTGGGGCTGGCTCCGCTGCGCCGCGCCCTAGGGGTGCGCACGGTGTTCAACCTGCTCGGCCCGCTGGTGAATCCACTCCGCCCGGATACCCAAGTGCTGGGGGTGGGCGCTGCTGATCTGCTCGATCCCATGGCAGATGCGTTGGCTCGCCTGGGCCTGCGGCGGGCTGTGGTGGTGCACGGCCACGGCGGTCTTGATGAGGCGTCGCTCTCAGGCCCCAGTGAGCTGCGCCTGATCGAGGCGGGCTCGGTTCGCCGCGACACGATCACACCGGCTGCGCTGGGCTTGGCAGACGCGCCGATGCAGGCCCTGGTGGGCGGTGAGCTGGCTGAGAACCAGGCGATCCTGGAGGCGGTGCTGCAGGGGCGTGGCACGGCTGCGCAGCGCGATGTGGTCGCCCTCAACGCCGCCTTGGTGGTTTGGGCTGCCGGTTGCGCCGACTCCGTGGCAGCCGCCGTGCCGATGGCCCTAGGGGCCATGGCTGGCGGTGAAGCCTGGCAACGGTTTGAGCGCTTGCGCGCAGCCTTGGCCCCGCAGTAA
- the carA gene encoding glutamine-hydrolyzing carbamoyl-phosphate synthase small subunit: MTTASPSPALLVLADGLVLRGESFGACGTAVGEVVFNTGMSGYQEVMTDPSYSGQLVTFTYPELGNTGVNSADQEADAPHVRGVIARELAPVPSNWRCEDTLEAWLQRHNVVGIRGIDTRALVRHLREGGAINGAISTDGSSPQQLLNQVRSAPSMAGLNLAQTVSTAAPYDWSSLCPAAFDQRLQSNPATPYRVVAIDFGIKRAILERLAAHGCAITVLPADATLEQVLALQPEGVFLSNGPGDPSAVTSGIELARGLLAQSNLPVFGICLGHQILGLAMGGSTYKLGYGHRGLNHPCGSPGVVEITSQNHGFAIDAASLPADAVEVTHFNLNDRTVAALAHRQKPVFGVQYHPEASPGPHDADHHFARFAALMAERRA, from the coding sequence ATGACGACAGCTTCCCCATCCCCCGCCCTGCTCGTGCTGGCCGATGGCCTGGTGCTGCGCGGCGAATCCTTTGGCGCCTGCGGCACGGCGGTGGGTGAGGTGGTGTTCAACACCGGGATGAGCGGGTATCAGGAGGTGATGACCGACCCCAGCTACTCCGGTCAGCTGGTGACCTTCACCTATCCGGAACTGGGTAACACCGGCGTGAACAGCGCTGATCAGGAAGCCGATGCGCCCCACGTGCGCGGGGTGATCGCCCGTGAACTGGCGCCGGTGCCCAGCAACTGGCGCTGTGAAGACACGCTGGAGGCCTGGTTGCAACGCCACAACGTGGTGGGCATCCGCGGCATCGACACGCGCGCCTTGGTGCGCCATCTGCGCGAAGGGGGCGCCATCAACGGTGCCATCAGCACCGACGGCAGCAGCCCCCAACAGCTGCTCAATCAGGTGCGCTCCGCACCCTCGATGGCAGGCCTCAATCTCGCTCAAACCGTGAGCACCGCCGCGCCTTACGACTGGAGCAGCCTTTGCCCTGCCGCGTTTGATCAGCGCCTGCAGAGCAATCCCGCCACTCCTTATCGGGTGGTGGCCATTGATTTCGGCATCAAGCGCGCCATTCTCGAGCGCCTGGCTGCCCATGGCTGCGCGATCACCGTGCTTCCCGCCGATGCCACCCTCGAGCAGGTGCTGGCTTTGCAGCCTGAGGGTGTGTTCCTCTCCAATGGCCCTGGAGATCCGTCGGCAGTGACCAGCGGCATCGAGCTGGCGCGGGGCCTGTTGGCCCAGAGCAACCTGCCGGTGTTCGGCATCTGCCTGGGCCACCAGATTTTGGGTTTGGCGATGGGTGGTAGCACCTACAAGCTCGGTTACGGCCACCGCGGCCTCAACCACCCTTGCGGCAGCCCCGGTGTGGTGGAGATCACCAGCCAGAACCATGGCTTCGCCATCGATGCGGCCTCGCTGCCGGCCGATGCGGTGGAGGTCACGCACTTCAATCTCAACGACCGCACGGTGGCGGCGTTGGCCCACCGCCAGAAGCCTGTGTTTGGGGTGCAGTACCACCCGGAAGCCAGCCCTGGTCCCCACGACGCCGACCACCACTTCGCTCGCTTTGCGGCCTTGATGGCTGAGCGGCGCGCCTAG
- a CDS encoding STAS domain-containing protein, translating to MTVSLRGGFQQQDGCLLFSFTGQLDAYSEKQFLAFITDHLTSTPQPLVIDLSKIDFIDSSGLGALVQMAKHCNDQAMQFLVVGNARVVQTVKLVRLEQFLHLQPDLDTALGSIAA from the coding sequence TTGACCGTGTCTCTGCGCGGTGGCTTTCAGCAGCAGGACGGCTGTCTGCTGTTCAGCTTCACCGGCCAGCTCGACGCCTACTCCGAGAAGCAATTTCTCGCCTTCATCACCGATCACCTCACCAGCACTCCCCAGCCGCTGGTGATCGATCTGAGCAAGATCGATTTCATCGACTCCTCCGGCCTCGGTGCCCTGGTGCAAATGGCCAAGCACTGCAATGACCAGGCCATGCAGTTCCTGGTGGTGGGCAATGCACGGGTGGTGCAGACGGTGAAACTGGTGAGGCTTGAGCAGTTCCTCCATCTCCAGCCCGACCTCGATACCGCCCTCGGATCCATCGCTGCCTGA
- a CDS encoding ribonuclease III domain-containing protein produces the protein MQLAWLGDAVWELHHRLRRCRQPGRSGDLHRAVVAEVRADAQAAALAVLERDGLLTPEELELVRKGRNRAGRGPRKGEAGIYGRATGFETMVGWLFLQDPSRLAQLLAHLENADPITPLPVDA, from the coding sequence CTGCAGCTGGCCTGGCTGGGGGATGCGGTGTGGGAGCTCCACCATCGCTTGCGCCGCTGCCGCCAGCCGGGCCGCAGTGGTGATTTGCACCGTGCCGTGGTGGCTGAAGTGCGTGCCGATGCCCAGGCTGCCGCCCTGGCGGTGCTGGAGCGCGATGGCCTACTGACGCCGGAGGAGCTAGAGCTGGTACGGAAAGGCCGCAACCGTGCCGGCCGTGGACCCCGCAAAGGAGAGGCCGGCATTTATGGCCGGGCGACGGGGTTTGAGACAATGGTGGGCTGGCTCTTTCTTCAAGACCCCAGCCGCCTTGCCCAGCTGCTGGCACACCTCGAGAACGCCGACCCGATAACCCCTTTGCCCGTTGACGCATGA
- the rlmB gene encoding 23S rRNA (guanosine(2251)-2'-O)-methyltransferase RlmB produces MSPRFDRRRDQGQGSGAAGSRPGRPARPDARGGSRRPFAPRGEWRPERGGEGGDRPSFGRRPERGDRAERFGDRDRGRPERRFDGARRGGSERPRFERSSSDRPSGDRPRFEGARGSGSRSERRPGRPQAGQGRFSSARPSFQERRFERRPLRGDRDQAAASRPVIVDAPSGESERFNAGPADDLIWGRHAAQAALESDRPIHRIWCTPEMRFQPRFMQLLREAKAGGVLVEEVTWARLGQLTDGAVHQGIVLQAAAADTLDLGSLIDGCRSIGEPPLLMALDGITDPHNLGAIVRSAEALGAHGLVLPQRRSAGLTGSVAKVAAGALEHLPVARVVNLNRSLETLKDEGYRVIGLAGEAGVALSEADLDGPLVIVTGSEGSGLSMLTRKHCDQLVRIPLRGATPSLNASVATAMVLYEVARRGWMKQITGSAPAPRIVRPQIPSAPAAVAAPAAEPELQEEPLISAELETFSPEETEAAQALVEQVVAELSVPKEPEPELVLGLAPGNPVDFSGDIKL; encoded by the coding sequence ATGAGCCCCCGTTTTGATCGCCGTAGGGACCAAGGCCAGGGCTCGGGGGCTGCGGGATCGCGCCCAGGGCGTCCAGCACGCCCCGATGCCCGCGGCGGGTCGCGGCGTCCCTTTGCCCCCCGTGGGGAATGGCGCCCCGAGCGTGGTGGTGAGGGCGGCGATCGCCCCTCCTTCGGCCGCCGGCCCGAGCGGGGTGATCGCGCCGAGCGTTTTGGTGATCGGGATCGGGGGCGCCCTGAGCGTCGCTTTGATGGTGCCCGCCGCGGCGGCAGTGAGCGCCCCCGTTTTGAGCGCTCCAGTTCGGACCGCCCGAGCGGCGACCGTCCTCGCTTCGAAGGCGCCCGCGGCAGTGGCAGCCGCAGTGAGCGCCGCCCCGGCCGCCCCCAGGCCGGTCAGGGTCGTTTCTCCTCGGCGCGCCCCTCATTCCAAGAGCGCCGCTTTGAGCGTCGGCCCCTGCGGGGGGATCGCGATCAGGCGGCCGCCAGCCGCCCGGTGATCGTTGATGCGCCCAGTGGTGAATCCGAGCGCTTCAATGCCGGCCCGGCCGACGATCTGATCTGGGGCCGCCACGCGGCCCAGGCGGCTCTCGAGAGCGATCGCCCCATTCATCGCATCTGGTGCACGCCGGAGATGCGCTTCCAGCCCCGCTTCATGCAGCTGCTGCGTGAAGCAAAGGCCGGCGGCGTGCTGGTGGAGGAGGTGACCTGGGCGCGGCTTGGGCAGCTCACCGATGGTGCTGTGCACCAGGGGATCGTGCTCCAGGCCGCTGCCGCCGACACGCTTGATCTCGGCAGCCTGATCGATGGCTGCCGCTCCATCGGCGAGCCTCCGCTGTTGATGGCCCTTGATGGCATCACCGATCCCCACAACCTCGGCGCGATCGTGCGCAGCGCTGAGGCCCTCGGTGCCCATGGCCTGGTGTTGCCCCAGCGCCGCAGCGCCGGCCTCACCGGATCGGTGGCCAAGGTGGCAGCTGGCGCCCTCGAACACCTTCCCGTGGCCAGGGTGGTGAACCTCAACCGTTCCCTGGAAACCCTCAAGGACGAGGGCTACCGCGTAATCGGTCTGGCGGGTGAAGCGGGCGTGGCCCTCAGTGAGGCCGATCTCGATGGCCCCCTCGTGATCGTGACCGGTTCGGAGGGATCGGGGCTGTCGATGCTCACCCGCAAGCATTGCGACCAGCTGGTGCGCATTCCCCTGCGGGGCGCCACCCCCAGCCTCAACGCCTCGGTGGCCACGGCGATGGTGCTCTACGAGGTGGCCCGGCGTGGCTGGATGAAACAGATCACCGGGTCGGCCCCGGCCCCGCGCATCGTGCGGCCGCAGATCCCTTCGGCGCCCGCTGCTGTTGCAGCCCCTGCCGCTGAGCCGGAGCTGCAGGAGGAGCCCCTCATCAGCGCCGAGTTGGAGACCTTCAGCCCCGAGGAAACCGAGGCGGCCCAAGCCTTGGTGGAGCAGGTGGTGGCCGAGCTCAGCGTTCCCAAGGAGCCCGAGCCCGAGCTTGTGTTGGGCCTGGCCCCCGGCAACCCTGTGGATTTCTCCGGCGATATCAAGCTCTGA
- a CDS encoding DUF1816 domain-containing protein: protein MTTLFQPLRSVANGLGLAWWARVETRQPDVTYWFGPYVRRSSLEEALPPFLADLRSEGAAEVNHALLRARRGEPFTISAD, encoded by the coding sequence ATGACCACCCTGTTCCAGCCCCTGCGCAGCGTTGCCAATGGGCTTGGTCTGGCCTGGTGGGCGCGGGTGGAGACGCGCCAGCCGGATGTGACCTACTGGTTCGGGCCCTACGTGCGCCGCAGCAGCCTCGAGGAGGCCCTGCCCCCCTTCCTGGCGGACCTCCGCAGTGAAGGGGCCGCGGAGGTGAACCACGCCCTGCTGCGTGCGCGCCGCGGCGAGCCCTTCACCATCAGTGCTGACTGA
- the gatA gene encoding Asp-tRNA(Asn)/Glu-tRNA(Gln) amidotransferase subunit GatA — protein MGIAEWREQLKRGEVSARELTDQHLSRIEAVEPSINAYTEITAERARADADRIDAARSAGEELPPLAGVPLAIKDNLCTKGVRTTCSSRMLETFVPPYESTVTGRLWGAGAVLLGKTNLDEFAMGSSTETSVFGPSRNPWNPEKVPGGSSGGSAAAVAAGECVGSLGSDTGGSIRQPAAFCGVVGLKPTYGRVSRYGLVAFASSLDQVGPFATNVADAAELLQVIAGEDPRDSTCLKAPVPDYTAALQQPVAGLRVGIVRECFEAEGLDPEVKASVMAAAHQLEALGCELVEVSCPRFNDGIATYYVIAPSEASANLARYDGVKYGYRAADAGSLAEMTSRSRAEGFGDEVQRRILIGTYALSAGYVDAYYKKAQQVRTLIRRDFDRAFGAVDVLLTPTSPTTAFGFGAHAEDPLAMYLADLLTIPANMAGLPAISLPCGFDGSGLPIGVQLITGVLEEERLLQVAWHYEQAARVMENRPAAALVP, from the coding sequence ATGGGGATCGCCGAGTGGCGCGAGCAGCTCAAGCGCGGCGAGGTGTCCGCCCGGGAGCTCACCGATCAGCACCTCAGCCGCATCGAGGCGGTTGAGCCCAGCATCAACGCTTACACCGAGATCACAGCGGAGCGCGCCCGAGCCGACGCCGATCGCATCGATGCCGCCCGCTCCGCCGGTGAGGAGCTGCCTCCTCTGGCCGGCGTGCCCCTGGCCATCAAAGACAACCTCTGCACCAAAGGGGTGCGCACCACCTGCTCCAGCCGCATGCTGGAGACCTTCGTTCCTCCCTACGAATCCACCGTCACCGGGCGCCTTTGGGGTGCCGGTGCGGTGCTTCTGGGCAAAACGAACCTCGATGAGTTCGCCATGGGCAGCTCCACCGAGACGTCGGTGTTCGGCCCCAGCCGCAACCCCTGGAACCCCGAGAAGGTGCCCGGTGGCAGCTCCGGCGGCAGCGCCGCTGCTGTCGCGGCCGGTGAGTGTGTGGGATCCCTCGGCTCCGACACCGGTGGTTCGATTCGTCAGCCCGCCGCCTTCTGCGGCGTGGTGGGCCTCAAGCCCACCTACGGCCGGGTGAGCCGCTACGGCCTGGTGGCCTTCGCCAGCTCCCTCGATCAGGTGGGGCCTTTTGCCACCAACGTGGCTGATGCGGCTGAACTGCTGCAGGTGATCGCCGGTGAAGATCCCCGCGATTCCACTTGCCTCAAGGCCCCGGTGCCCGACTACACCGCGGCGCTGCAGCAGCCCGTGGCGGGCCTCAGGGTGGGCATCGTGCGCGAGTGCTTTGAAGCCGAAGGCCTCGATCCCGAGGTGAAGGCATCGGTGATGGCTGCGGCTCATCAGCTCGAGGCCCTCGGCTGTGAGCTGGTGGAGGTGAGCTGCCCCCGCTTCAACGACGGCATCGCCACCTATTACGTGATTGCCCCTTCGGAGGCGTCAGCGAACCTGGCCCGCTACGACGGCGTGAAATACGGCTACCGCGCCGCCGATGCCGGCAGCCTGGCGGAGATGACCTCGCGCAGCCGCGCCGAGGGTTTTGGTGATGAGGTGCAGCGCCGCATCCTGATCGGCACCTATGCCCTCTCCGCCGGCTACGTGGACGCCTACTACAAGAAGGCCCAGCAGGTGCGCACCCTGATCCGCCGCGACTTCGACCGCGCCTTCGGCGCCGTGGATGTGTTGCTCACTCCCACCTCCCCCACCACCGCCTTCGGTTTTGGGGCCCACGCCGAGGATCCCTTGGCGATGTATCTGGCCGACCTGCTCACCATCCCCGCCAACATGGCTGGTCTGCCCGCCATCAGCCTGCCCTGCGGCTTTGATGGTTCAGGTCTGCCCATCGGCGTGCAGCTGATCACCGGCGTGCTCGAGGAGGAGCGGCTGCTGCAGGTGGCCTGGCATTACGAGCAGGCGGCGCGCGTGATGGAGAACCGTCCGGCTGCGGCCCTGGTGCCCTAA